Proteins co-encoded in one Streptomyces roseochromogenus subsp. oscitans DS 12.976 genomic window:
- a CDS encoding membrane protein: MHMNSVPQYLQSEDRQEFERLLDEALRSAPHRPELAAVGQRLNLEQLRTMALNASALITAAATAEYQHYVKVREQLRHPAMATSATGDSGSTEPGSATAGLVTSFGDAAENTGAGAIAVIAVLAPVLSGTAAAIFLLVGYILKTLGPGQAFAQTMLTAGWVFGAVTAAAILVAAVGLLLTALRNGNSPQAQALDAAHRELDKARAAWRDALLERGILPFLREALAEPGPAALHRTTPPAPNGRMPRLGYDRPGFSSPGDGTDSDRPSFTSPDYTSPDFGGPEHQPE, translated from the coding sequence ATGCACATGAACAGCGTTCCGCAGTACCTGCAGAGCGAGGACCGCCAGGAATTCGAGCGGCTCCTCGATGAGGCGCTGCGCTCCGCACCACACCGTCCGGAACTGGCCGCTGTCGGACAGCGGCTCAACCTCGAACAGCTGCGCACCATGGCGCTCAACGCCTCCGCTTTGATCACGGCCGCCGCTACGGCCGAATACCAGCACTATGTGAAGGTCCGCGAGCAACTGCGGCACCCGGCGATGGCCACCTCGGCCACCGGAGACTCCGGTTCCACGGAGCCGGGTTCAGCCACGGCCGGGCTTGTCACCAGCTTCGGCGATGCGGCCGAGAACACCGGCGCGGGCGCCATCGCGGTCATCGCCGTGCTCGCTCCCGTCCTCTCGGGAACCGCGGCGGCGATCTTCCTGCTCGTCGGCTACATCCTGAAGACGCTGGGCCCCGGTCAGGCCTTCGCTCAGACCATGCTCACCGCCGGCTGGGTGTTCGGCGCGGTGACCGCGGCCGCGATCCTCGTCGCCGCCGTCGGACTGCTCCTCACCGCCTTGCGCAACGGCAACTCGCCACAGGCCCAGGCGCTGGACGCTGCGCACCGGGAACTGGACAAGGCCAGAGCGGCCTGGCGGGACGCCCTGCTGGAGCGCGGCATCCTGCCGTTCCTGCGGGAGGCACTCGCCGAGCCCGGACCGGCCGCCCTGCACCGCACCACCCCGCCCGCCCCGAACGGCCGTATGCCCCGACTGGGATACGACCGTCCCGGCTTCAGCAGCCCCGGCGACGGCACCGACTCCGACCGCCCGAGCTTCACCAGCCCGGACTACACGAGCCCGGACTTCGGCGGCCCGGAGCACCAGCCCGAGTAA
- a CDS encoding cyclophilin-like fold protein — translation MQICISWPAGNITATLDADTPTTQALTKALPLTSTAYTWGEEVYFDTGVAVSRETDARQVVEPGTVAFWTDGNALALPYGPTPISRGDECRLASPCNILGRLDGDARTLATVRDGDPVRVELIGE, via the coding sequence ATGCAGATATGTATCTCCTGGCCCGCGGGAAACATCACCGCGACCCTCGACGCAGACACACCGACCACCCAGGCCCTCACCAAGGCACTGCCGCTCACCTCCACTGCCTACACATGGGGCGAGGAGGTCTATTTCGACACAGGTGTTGCCGTTTCACGTGAAACGGACGCCCGGCAGGTCGTGGAACCGGGCACGGTTGCCTTCTGGACGGACGGCAACGCGCTCGCCCTCCCCTACGGCCCCACGCCGATCTCGCGAGGCGACGAATGCCGCCTCGCGAGCCCGTGCAACATCCTGGGGCGCCTCGACGGAGACGCCCGGACACTGGCGACCGTCCGCGACGGCGACCCCGTCCGTGTGGAACTGATCGGCGAGTAA
- a CDS encoding cytochrome ubiquinol oxidase subunit I → MDLALAPETLARWQFGITTVYHFLFVPLTISLAALTAGLQTAWVRTEKEKYLRATKFWGKLFLINIAMGVVTGIVQEFQFGMNWSDYSRFVGDIFGAPLAFEALIAFFFESTFIGLWIFGWDKLPKKIHLACIWMVSIGTILSAYFILAANSWMQHPVGYKIDKAKGRAELTDFWAVLTQNTALSQAFHTLSAAFLTGGAFMVGIAAYHLARKKHIREMKTSLRLGLVTVVIAGLLTAISGDTLGKVMFKQQPMKMAAAEALWDGQKPAPFSIFAYGDVEKGHNTVAIEIPGLLSFLADDDFTSYVPGINDVNKAEQQKFGPGDYRPNIPVAFWGFRWMIGFGMFSFAIGLAGLWLTRKKFMLPKHLRVGEDEVPHLVLFKNKALSPKLTPWYWRIATWTLAFPLIANSWGWIFTEMGRQPWVVYGVLQTRHAVSPGVSQGEVLTSMIVFTSLYAILAVVEVKLLAKYVKAGPPELTEADLNPPTKIGGDTRDADKPMAFSY, encoded by the coding sequence GTGGACCTGGCTTTGGCGCCGGAGACACTGGCGCGCTGGCAGTTCGGCATCACCACCGTCTACCACTTCCTGTTCGTCCCGCTGACCATCTCCCTGGCCGCCCTCACGGCCGGGCTGCAGACGGCCTGGGTGCGCACGGAGAAGGAGAAGTACCTCAGGGCGACGAAGTTCTGGGGCAAGCTCTTCCTGATCAACATCGCCATGGGCGTGGTCACGGGCATCGTCCAGGAGTTCCAGTTCGGCATGAACTGGTCCGACTACTCGCGGTTCGTCGGCGACATCTTCGGTGCCCCGCTCGCCTTCGAGGCGCTGATCGCGTTCTTCTTCGAGTCCACCTTCATCGGACTGTGGATCTTCGGCTGGGACAAGCTGCCCAAGAAGATCCATCTGGCCTGCATCTGGATGGTCTCGATCGGCACGATCCTGTCGGCGTACTTCATCCTCGCGGCCAACTCCTGGATGCAGCACCCGGTCGGATACAAGATCGACAAGGCGAAGGGCCGGGCCGAGCTGACCGACTTCTGGGCCGTACTGACCCAGAACACCGCACTCAGCCAGGCCTTCCACACCCTGTCCGCGGCGTTCCTGACCGGTGGTGCCTTCATGGTGGGCATCGCCGCCTACCATCTGGCCCGCAAGAAGCACATCCGCGAGATGAAGACCTCGCTACGGCTCGGCCTGGTCACGGTGGTCATCGCCGGCCTGCTCACCGCGATCAGCGGTGACACCCTCGGCAAGGTCATGTTCAAGCAGCAGCCCATGAAGATGGCGGCCGCCGAAGCGCTGTGGGACGGGCAGAAGCCGGCACCTTTCTCGATCTTCGCCTACGGCGATGTGGAGAAGGGCCACAACACCGTGGCCATCGAGATACCCGGTCTGCTGTCCTTCCTCGCCGACGACGACTTCACCTCGTACGTCCCCGGCATCAACGACGTCAACAAGGCCGAGCAGCAGAAGTTCGGCCCGGGTGACTACCGGCCCAACATCCCGGTCGCCTTCTGGGGCTTCCGCTGGATGATCGGCTTCGGCATGTTCTCCTTCGCCATCGGGCTGGCCGGACTGTGGCTGACCCGGAAGAAGTTCATGCTGCCGAAGCATCTGCGGGTCGGCGAGGACGAGGTGCCGCATCTGGTGCTGTTCAAGAACAAGGCGCTCAGCCCGAAGCTCACGCCCTGGTACTGGCGCATCGCGACCTGGACCCTGGCCTTCCCGCTGATCGCCAACTCCTGGGGCTGGATCTTCACCGAGATGGGCCGCCAGCCGTGGGTCGTCTACGGCGTCCTGCAGACCCGGCACGCGGTCTCCCCCGGTGTCTCCCAGGGCGAGGTCCTCACCTCGATGATCGTCTTCACCTCGCTGTACGCGATCCTCGCCGTGGTCGAGGTCAAGCTGCTCGCGAAGTACGTCAAGGCCGGCCCGCCCGAGCTGACCGAGGCCGACCTCAATCCGCCCACGAAGATCGGCGGCGACACCCGTGACGCCGACAAGCCGATGGCCTTCTCGTACTAG
- the cydB gene encoding cytochrome d ubiquinol oxidase subunit II — protein MQLHDVWFVLIAVLWTGYFFLEGFDFGVGILTKLLARNRPERRVLINTIGPVWDGNEVWLLTAGGATFAAFPEWYATLFSGFYLPLLVILVCLIIRGVAFEYRAKRPEEDWQRNWETAIFWTSLIPAFLWGVAFGNIVRGVKIDQHFEYVGSLGDLFNPYALLGGLVTLTLFTFHGAVFTALKTVGDIRVRARKLALWVGLVTAVVALGFLLWTQAHSGNGKSLVALLVAVVALVAALVANQLGREGWAFALSGVTIVASVAMLFLSLFPNVMPSTLNGDWSLTVTNASSSPYTLKIMTWLAAIATPLVVLYQGWTYWVFRKRIGTQHIAPDAAAGAAH, from the coding sequence ATGCAACTTCACGACGTCTGGTTCGTCCTGATCGCCGTCCTGTGGACCGGCTACTTCTTCCTGGAGGGCTTCGACTTCGGGGTCGGCATCCTCACCAAACTGCTGGCCCGCAACCGGCCGGAGCGGCGGGTGCTGATCAACACCATCGGGCCCGTCTGGGACGGCAACGAGGTGTGGCTGCTCACGGCCGGCGGCGCGACCTTCGCCGCGTTCCCGGAGTGGTACGCCACTCTCTTCTCCGGCTTCTATCTGCCGCTGCTGGTCATCCTGGTCTGTCTGATCATCCGAGGCGTCGCCTTCGAGTACCGCGCGAAGCGACCCGAGGAGGACTGGCAGCGCAACTGGGAGACGGCGATCTTCTGGACCTCGCTGATCCCGGCGTTCCTGTGGGGCGTGGCCTTCGGGAACATCGTGCGGGGCGTCAAGATTGACCAGCACTTCGAGTACGTCGGCAGCCTCGGGGACCTGTTCAACCCCTACGCCCTGCTCGGCGGTCTGGTGACGCTCACGCTGTTCACCTTCCACGGAGCGGTCTTCACCGCGCTCAAGACCGTGGGCGACATCCGGGTGCGGGCACGGAAGCTGGCCCTGTGGGTCGGTCTGGTCACGGCCGTCGTGGCGCTCGGATTCCTGCTGTGGACGCAGGCCCACAGCGGTAACGGCAAGAGCCTGGTGGCCTTGCTCGTGGCGGTCGTCGCCCTGGTGGCCGCTCTGGTGGCCAATCAACTCGGGCGTGAGGGTTGGGCGTTCGCGCTCTCGGGTGTCACCATCGTGGCTTCTGTGGCGATGCTCTTCCTGTCGCTTTTCCCGAATGTCATGCCGTCCACGCTCAACGGGGACTGGAGCCTGACGGTCACCAACGCCTCGTCGAGCCCGTACACCCTGAAGATCATGACGTGGCTGGCTGCCATCGCCACGCCCCTGGTGGTGCTCTATCAGGGCTGGACCTACTGGGTGTTCCGCAAGCGGATCGGCACGCAGCACATCGCTCCCGATGCTGCGGCCGGCGCCGCTCACTGA
- a CDS encoding metallophosphoesterase: protein MTQGAGQGPEVERTATLRDFRVPAYVHETGPYVHTAHPGDTAPPADETGPDGYTPTQRDLPVVSRTPTLQVSVEPAPAAPASQPATGPGPLFVVGDVHGYLDELVTALQEQGLIDASGQWCAGTARLWFLGDFTDRGPDGIGVIDLVMRLSAEAAAAGGYCKALMGNHELLLLGAKRFGDTPVNSGAGTATFQAAWLLNGGQKTDMDRLQDHHLQWMARLDALEVVDGYLLVHSDTTAYLDYGDSVEAVNDTVRETLTRNDADECWDLFRKFTKRFSFRDEGGADAVRSLLDTYGGTRVVHGHSPIPYLLGEVGSEDGEEETGPVVEGPHIYADGLAIAMDGGVTMAGKLLVRQLPLTT from the coding sequence ATGACTCAGGGGGCCGGTCAGGGACCCGAAGTGGAGCGGACGGCGACGCTGCGCGACTTCCGGGTACCGGCGTACGTCCATGAGACCGGTCCCTACGTCCACACCGCCCACCCGGGCGACACCGCGCCACCCGCCGACGAGACGGGCCCCGACGGCTACACGCCCACCCAGCGCGACCTTCCCGTCGTCAGCCGGACGCCGACCCTCCAGGTCTCCGTCGAACCGGCGCCCGCCGCCCCGGCCTCGCAGCCGGCGACCGGCCCCGGACCGCTGTTCGTCGTCGGAGACGTCCACGGATACCTCGACGAACTGGTGACCGCCCTCCAGGAGCAGGGGCTGATCGACGCCTCGGGCCAGTGGTGCGCCGGCACCGCCCGGCTGTGGTTCCTCGGCGACTTCACCGACCGCGGACCCGACGGCATCGGCGTCATCGACCTCGTGATGAGGCTGTCCGCCGAGGCCGCGGCGGCCGGGGGCTACTGCAAGGCCCTCATGGGCAACCACGAGCTGCTGCTGCTCGGCGCCAAACGGTTCGGCGACACCCCCGTCAACTCCGGCGCGGGCACCGCCACCTTCCAGGCGGCCTGGCTGCTCAACGGCGGCCAGAAGACCGACATGGACCGCCTCCAGGACCACCATCTGCAGTGGATGGCCCGCCTCGACGCCCTTGAGGTGGTCGACGGCTATCTGCTCGTGCACTCGGACACCACCGCCTATCTCGACTACGGCGACTCCGTCGAGGCGGTCAATGACACCGTCCGCGAGACCCTCACCCGCAACGACGCGGACGAATGCTGGGATCTGTTCCGCAAGTTCACCAAGCGCTTCTCCTTCCGCGACGAGGGCGGCGCCGACGCCGTACGCTCTCTTCTCGATACGTACGGCGGCACCCGCGTCGTTCACGGCCACAGTCCGATTCCGTACCTCCTCGGTGAGGTCGGCTCCGAGGACGGAGAGGAGGAGACCGGCCCGGTCGTGGAGGGACCGCACATCTACGCCGACGGGCTCGCCATCGCGATGGACGGCGGGGTGACCATGGCCGGAAAGCTACTGGTCCGGCAACTCCCTCTGACTACCTGA
- the hisC gene encoding histidinol-phosphate transaminase, with protein MSETSPKLRAELEGIPTYKPGKPAAAEGPVAYKLSSNENPYPPLPGVMESVTAAASNFNRYPDMACTGLMNELSERFGVPLSHLATGTGSVGVAQQLIQATSGPGDEVIYAWRSFEAYPIITQISGARSVQVPLTPGDVHDLDAMADAITDRTRLIFVCNPNNPTGTVVRRAGLERFIDRVPGDVLVVLDEAYREFIRDPEVPDGVELYRNRPNVCVLRTFSKAYGLAGLRVGFAIAHEPVAAALRKTAVPFGVSQLAQEAAIASLRAEDELLGRVGSLVCERARVVDALRAQGWKVPETQANFVWLRLGERTVAFAQTCEQHGVVVRPFPGEGVRVTVGETEANDIFLKVTEAFRKEL; from the coding sequence GTGAGCGAGACGAGCCCCAAGCTGCGCGCCGAGCTGGAGGGTATTCCCACCTACAAGCCGGGCAAGCCCGCCGCGGCCGAAGGGCCGGTCGCCTACAAGCTGTCCTCCAACGAAAACCCGTATCCGCCGCTGCCCGGGGTGATGGAGAGCGTGACCGCGGCCGCTTCCAACTTCAACCGCTACCCGGACATGGCCTGCACGGGGCTCATGAACGAACTGTCGGAGCGCTTCGGCGTCCCGCTCTCCCACCTGGCCACCGGTACCGGCTCGGTCGGCGTCGCCCAGCAGCTCATCCAGGCCACCAGCGGTCCCGGCGACGAGGTGATCTACGCCTGGCGGTCCTTTGAGGCATACCCGATCATCACGCAGATCAGCGGCGCCCGGTCGGTGCAGGTGCCGCTCACGCCCGGCGATGTGCACGACCTGGACGCGATGGCGGACGCGATCACCGACCGGACGCGCCTGATCTTCGTCTGCAACCCCAACAACCCGACCGGCACGGTGGTGCGGCGGGCCGGGCTGGAGCGGTTCATCGACCGGGTTCCCGGCGATGTCCTGGTCGTGCTGGACGAGGCCTACCGCGAATTCATCCGCGACCCCGAGGTGCCCGACGGCGTAGAGCTGTACCGGAACCGGCCCAACGTCTGTGTCCTGCGCACCTTCTCCAAGGCCTATGGGCTCGCGGGGCTGCGCGTCGGTTTCGCGATCGCCCATGAGCCTGTCGCGGCCGCGCTGCGCAAGACGGCGGTGCCCTTCGGCGTCAGCCAGCTCGCGCAGGAAGCGGCGATCGCCTCGCTGCGGGCCGAGGACGAGTTGCTCGGCCGGGTCGGTTCGCTGGTGTGCGAGCGGGCGCGCGTGGTCGACGCGCTGCGCGCCCAGGGCTGGAAGGTGCCGGAGACGCAGGCGAACTTCGTCTGGCTGCGGCTGGGGGAGCGTACGGTCGCGTTCGCTCAGACCTGCGAGCAGCACGGTGTGGTGGTCCGGCCGTTCCCGGGCGAGGGTGTGCGGGTGACGGTCGGAGAGACCGAGGCGAACGACATCTTCCTGAAGGTGACAGAGGCGTTCCGCAAGGAGCTCTAG
- a CDS encoding LacI family DNA-binding transcriptional regulator, with the protein MTAAGKHQVSRAETSRRGSRPGRAGIRDVAAAAGVSITTVSDALNGKGRLPDATRRHVREVADRLGYRPSAAARTLRTGKSGLIGLTVTTYGDEPFTFTEFAYFAEMARAATSAALARGYALVILPATSRHDVWSNVALDGTVVIDPSDQDPVVSELVRQGLPVVSDGRPAGSLPVTAWVDNDHEAAVLGILDHLADAGARRIGLLTGTTTDTYTHLSTTAYLHWCERVGQDPVYEAYPAHDPCAGAVAADRLLARPDRPDAVYGLFDPNGTDLLAAARRYGLRVPDDLLLVCCSESMVYASTEPPITTLSLKPRRIGTAVVQLLIDAIEGVESDQPVEQVIPTELIVRTSSQRRLPRTTVSPPRTPDDK; encoded by the coding sequence ATGACAGCAGCAGGGAAGCACCAGGTGAGCCGCGCGGAAACCTCACGTCGAGGCAGTAGGCCGGGCCGGGCGGGCATCAGAGACGTGGCCGCCGCCGCCGGGGTCTCCATCACAACCGTCTCCGACGCCCTCAACGGCAAGGGCCGACTCCCGGATGCCACCCGGCGCCATGTCCGCGAGGTCGCCGACCGGCTGGGGTACCGCCCCTCGGCCGCCGCCCGCACCCTCCGTACCGGCAAGTCGGGCCTGATCGGCCTGACGGTGACGACCTACGGGGATGAACCTTTCACCTTCACGGAGTTCGCGTACTTCGCCGAGATGGCCCGGGCCGCCACCTCGGCCGCGCTCGCCCGCGGCTACGCCCTCGTCATCCTGCCCGCGACGTCCCGCCACGACGTGTGGTCCAACGTCGCCCTGGACGGCACGGTCGTCATCGACCCGTCCGACCAGGACCCGGTGGTCAGCGAGCTGGTCCGGCAGGGGCTGCCGGTCGTCTCCGACGGGCGCCCGGCCGGCTCGCTGCCGGTCACCGCGTGGGTCGACAACGACCACGAGGCCGCCGTCCTCGGCATCCTCGACCACCTCGCCGACGCCGGCGCCCGCCGCATCGGCCTGCTCACCGGCACGACGACGGACACGTACACCCACCTGTCCACCACCGCCTACCTGCACTGGTGCGAGCGGGTCGGCCAGGACCCGGTCTACGAGGCCTACCCGGCGCACGACCCGTGCGCGGGCGCCGTCGCCGCCGACCGGCTGCTCGCCCGGCCCGACCGTCCCGACGCGGTCTACGGCCTGTTCGACCCCAACGGCACCGACCTGCTGGCCGCCGCCCGGCGCTACGGGCTGCGCGTCCCCGACGACCTGCTGCTCGTGTGCTGCAGCGAGTCCATGGTGTACGCCAGCACCGAGCCGCCCATCACCACGCTCTCCCTGAAACCGCGCCGCATCGGCACCGCGGTGGTCCAGCTGCTCATCGACGCCATCGAGGGCGTGGAGTCGGACCAGCCGGTCGAGCAGGTGATACCGACGGAGCTGATCGTGCGCACCTCCTCCCAGCGGCGCCTGCCGCGCACGACGGTCAGCCCGCCTCGGACGCCGGACGACAAGTAG
- the thiC gene encoding phosphomethylpyrimidine synthase ThiC translates to MTNKDARTPASVQDDMSQEAGKSIGWHKAYVEGSRPDLRVPVRQVHLTNGQSVTLYDTSGPYTDPLVDTDVRRGLPPLRENWIIARGDTEEYAGRPVRPEDDGIKHTSPRGGLRNLDAVFPGRPRQPRRGRSGQAVTQLAYARRGEITPEMEYVAIRENVSPEVVREEIAAGRAVLPVNVNHPEIEPMIIGKRFLVKVNANIGNSAVTSSIEEEVEKMTWATRWGADTVMDLSTGRNIHTTREWVLRNSPVPIGTVPLYQALEKVDGKAEELTWEIYKDTVIEQAEQGVDYMTVHAGVRLPYVPLTANRKTGIVSRGGSIMAAWCLAHHKESFLYENFEELCEILAAYDVTYSLGDGLRPGSIADANDEAQFAELRTLGELNQIAKRFNVQTMIEGPGHVPMHKIKENIDLQQEICDEAPFYTLGPLTTDIAPAYDHITSGIGAAMIAWWGTAMLCYVTPKEHLGLPNRDDVKTGVITYKIAAHAADLAKGHPGAQEWDDALSDARFEFRWEDQFNLALDPDTAREFHDETLPAEPAKTAHFCSMCGPKFCSMKISQDIRREHGGSRTEIEEGMALKSKEFAASGNRVYLPIAD, encoded by the coding sequence ATGACCAACAAGGACGCACGCACGCCTGCCTCTGTTCAGGACGACATGTCCCAGGAGGCCGGGAAGTCCATCGGCTGGCACAAGGCGTACGTCGAGGGCTCGCGCCCCGACCTGCGCGTGCCGGTCCGCCAGGTGCACCTCACCAACGGGCAGTCGGTCACGCTGTACGACACGTCGGGCCCATACACCGATCCACTCGTCGACACCGATGTCCGCAGGGGCCTTCCGCCGTTGCGGGAGAACTGGATCATCGCCCGCGGCGACACCGAGGAGTACGCGGGCCGTCCCGTACGTCCCGAGGACGACGGGATCAAGCACACCTCGCCGCGCGGCGGGCTGCGCAACCTGGACGCGGTCTTCCCTGGAAGGCCGCGCCAGCCGCGTCGGGGCCGCAGCGGCCAGGCGGTGACGCAGCTCGCGTACGCCCGCCGGGGCGAGATCACCCCGGAGATGGAGTACGTGGCCATTCGGGAGAACGTTTCCCCCGAGGTGGTCCGCGAGGAGATCGCGGCGGGTCGTGCGGTGCTGCCGGTCAACGTCAACCACCCGGAGATCGAGCCGATGATCATCGGCAAGCGGTTCCTGGTGAAGGTCAACGCCAACATCGGCAACTCCGCGGTGACCTCCTCCATCGAGGAGGAGGTGGAGAAGATGACCTGGGCGACCCGCTGGGGCGCCGACACGGTCATGGACCTCTCCACCGGCCGCAACATCCACACCACCCGCGAGTGGGTGCTGCGCAACTCCCCCGTCCCCATCGGCACGGTGCCGCTCTACCAGGCCCTTGAGAAGGTCGACGGCAAGGCCGAGGAGCTGACCTGGGAGATCTACAAGGACACGGTCATCGAGCAGGCAGAGCAGGGCGTGGACTACATGACCGTCCACGCGGGCGTGCGTCTGCCGTATGTGCCGCTCACCGCCAACCGTAAGACCGGCATCGTCTCGCGTGGCGGCTCGATCATGGCCGCGTGGTGCCTGGCGCACCACAAGGAATCGTTCCTGTACGAGAACTTCGAGGAACTCTGCGAGATCCTCGCAGCCTACGACGTCACATACTCGCTGGGCGACGGCCTCAGGCCGGGCTCGATCGCGGACGCCAACGACGAGGCGCAGTTCGCGGAGTTGCGCACGCTCGGGGAACTCAACCAGATCGCCAAGCGTTTCAATGTACAGACGATGATCGAGGGCCCCGGTCACGTCCCGATGCACAAGATCAAGGAGAACATCGACCTTCAGCAGGAGATCTGTGATGAAGCTCCGTTCTATACGCTCGGCCCGCTGACCACGGACATCGCGCCGGCGTACGACCACATCACCTCCGGCATCGGCGCCGCGATGATCGCCTGGTGGGGCACGGCGATGCTCTGCTACGTCACGCCCAAGGAACACCTGGGCCTGCCCAACCGGGACGACGTCAAGACCGGCGTCATCACCTACAAGATCGCCGCACACGCGGCCGACCTTGCCAAGGGACACCCGGGTGCCCAGGAGTGGGACGACGCGCTGTCCGACGCTCGCTTCGAGTTCCGGTGGGAGGACCAGTTCAACCTCGCCCTGGACCCGGACACGGCACGGGAGTTCCACGACGAGACCCTGCCGGCCGAGCCCGCCAAGACGGCCCACTTCTGTTCCATGTGCGGGCCGAAGTTCTGCAGCATGAAGATCTCGCAGGACATCCGTCGCGAACACGGCGGCAGTCGGACCGAGATCGAGGAGGGCATGGCCCTGAAGTCGAAGGAGTTCGCGGCGAGCGGGAACAGGGTGTACCTGCCGATCGCCGACTGA